Below is a genomic region from Acidimicrobiia bacterium.
ACCTCCTCGGTCACCTCGGTGACGGGAAGCTCGCGTGCGCCGATCGCGGCCTGGAGCTCGTCGGGCGGCGCAGGCTCGCCGCAACCCACGATGGTCGCGATGGCGCTCGGCTCGCCGCGCACGCCGAGCTCGAGTCGTCGCAATCCGAGCGCTTCGAGGATCCGGACGCGTACGAACTCGCGGTAATCGACACCCGCGATCCGCTCGATCAGCTCCGCGAGCACCCAGTGCGCGGCGGTCGGGTGGTACTCGAACGCCGTGCCGGGCTCGAAGGTCAGGCGCCACTTCGCGAAGCGCGCGAGCCTCGCCTCGCGCGTGTACCAGTCGGGCGGACCGAGCGGCGCGTGCGGGAAGCCGCTCGTGTGCGTGAGCAGTTGCTCGACGGTGACGACGTCCTTCCCGAACGTGGCGAACTCCGGGACGATGTCGGCGACGCGCGCCGAGGTCTGCAACCGGTCGTCGCCGATCAGCAGCCAGACCGCGCTCGCGACGATCGCCTTCGTGCACGAGAAGATCACGTAGCGCGAGTCGGAGGTCGCGTCGCCGAGCGTCTCCTCGAGCACGATCTCGCCGTTGAAGCCGAGGGCGAGCTGGCACGACGGCAACAACCCCGAATCGATCTCACGATGCGCCCGGTCGACCAGCGCATGCATCGCCTGCTCGTCGAGCGTCCGCACCGGACTCGTGCTCATCGGCGACCTCCAGGAACGCGGAGGCTAGCGCCGGTCGGGGTCGTTGATCCTCGGCCGCGGCCGCCTTACCCTCGAAGGGAGCGGAGCGACCGGGGGACGTTGCCGTGGAGCGCGGATCGAGGCTTGCAATGTCGGCGGCCGGCACGGGCGCGCGGATCTGCCTCGCGGGCGCGCTCGGCGCGGCCGTGCTCGTCGGCACACTGCTGCTCGCGGCCGCGCCCGCGGGCGCGTCGCTCACGGGCGCGTGCCAGGCATCGGGCACCCTCGTGAGCGCGGGCACGCCGACGCGGACGTACGACCCGAAGACCGTCGACAAGGCCACGATCCCGCGCACGGGCGACGTGCGCTGGCGGGTGGCGGTCGGCGCGTCCGGGGACCGCGCCGCGAACGGCGAGGTGGGGATCAAGTTCCCGCCGCCGATCGGCGTCGTCACGCTGGGCGAGTGGGGCAAGAACGGGAAGAAGGTCGGACGCTCCGCCAACTCGGGCATGTACCACTACGACCTGCCGTCGCTCCTTGCGGGCATCAAGGTGCCGGTGAGCGGTGAGCACCACGAGGCCGGCATCGACTGCGCGGGACAGGTCGTCGTGCAGATCAAGGGCCGCAGCCCGCTGGTGTGGGTGTCGCTCGCGCTCACGCTCGTCACCGTGCTGAACCTCGCGCTCGTGATGCGGGCGAAGCCGAGGTATCTCAAGTGAAGGCGCGCGGCCGGCCGATCCTGGGCGCGGTGAACGGGCTCTTCCTCGGCCTGTTCGTCTCGCTCGACCTGCTGTTCTTCGGCGTGATCCGCCTCGACAGCGTCGTGATCACGATCGTCGTGGTCGCGGGCATCGTCTCCGGCTTCGCGCTCGGCTGGTGGGGCCCACTCGCCCGCCGAGATCGCAACTGAGCGTTCCCGCGGGTTCCCGTGGTACTGCGTTACGTCGCTATATGGCGACAACGCAGTACCACTGAGCCCGCGCTACCGCTGGCGGCGCGGTGAGTTCGGTCGCGGCTCGGCGGACGGCGGCGGGGTCACGACCGGCGGGTCGATCGCCGCCGGCGGCTTCGTGTCGACCGGCGGTGCGGGCGCCTCGACCGCGGCGACCTCGGCACCGTCGCCCGTGCCCGGCGCTTCGCCGTCGCTCGGTCCCGACGAGCCGAACCCGTTGCCGCTGCCGTTCCCACTGTTGCGCAACGTGCGCATCAACGTCGCCGCGAGCCCGTCGAGCGAACCGCCACCGCCGGTCACGAGCACCTCGGGGACGATCGTGATGTGGCCGTCGGCGACCGCGTTGGCGACGGCGACGAGCGCGGTCGCGGTCTCGCCGACCGCGGCCTTCTGCGCCTTGAAGCCCTCGGCGCGCGCGAGACCGAGCGCCTCGGTCGCCTTCGCCTGCGCGATACCGATCGCTTCGACCTTCGTCGCCTCCGCGCGTCCGGTCAGCTCGACGTACGCGGCTTCACCTTGCGCCTGCGCCTCGCGTGACGCGGCCTCGTTCCTGCGGATGTCGATCGAGACCTGCGACTGTGCGAGCTGCGCCTGCATGTCGGCGGTGCCCTTCGCCTTCTCCATCTCGACGCGAGCGGTCTGCGCGCGTTCCTCCTCCGCGAAGGTCGCCTTCTCCTGGTTCGCGATCTCGCGCTGGGTCAGCACGGTCACGAGCTCGGGCGGGAACACGACGTCCTGGATGTAGACGCCCTTCGTCTCGACGTCGTACAAACCGAGGTATTGCGTCACCGCGGTGAGCGCGGCCTGCTGCACCTGCATGCGGGTCTCGATGAAGCGCACGGCCTCGAGGTCCTGCAGCGTGTTGCGGAAGTGGTTGCCGACGGCCGACTGCAACACCTCGTTCACGAGGTTCAGCATCGTGCCGACCATCGAGATGACCTTCGGTGCCTTCGTGTCGGGCACGTGGATCTGCACCTGCAGCTCGATGCGGAACACGAAGCCCTCACGACTCTTGCCCTCGATCGGCGAGAGGTTCGCGTCGAGGCTGTGCGCCTGCGACACCGTGTCCGACCAGTTGAGCGTGAGGATCGACGTCGGAACGATCTCGGCCGCGTAGCAACGCGGGTTGATCGGGTACTTGCCGGTGCGCAGCGGCTCCTGCCAAATGCCGCGGTGACCGGGGAGCACGATCGATCCGAACTTGAACTCGGTGCCCGACGTGTCGTTCGTCGGCAGACCGACGTACGCCTTGACGACCGCGACCTCGCCCTGGTTCACGACGAGCATCGGTACGAGCTCGACCTGCACGAGGAACGGATTGAGCAGGTACGCGCCGTAGAGCAGCGGGTCGTGCTGCAGACCGATGCGCCCGCCGGCCTCGAGGAACGATTGGAAGTCCTGGTAGTTGTTGTGCAGGTTGTTCTTGCTGCCGAGCAGCATCTCGATGACTTCTTGGTCGCTGATCGCGGCCTCGCCGTGCTCCATCTGCAAGACGTCCTGGTAGCCGCCGAGCCGGCTCGCGATGTCGCCCGACTGCAGCGGCGGGCCGTCGAGCGCGGTGACGACACCGATCATGTCCTGCGGCCCGACCGGGGCGATCACGACCACTTGCAGCTGTTGCGCGGTGAGGCCGAACGCGTCGCACGTGAGCACGCCGCCCGCGGCGCGCGCGCGATGCACGAGCTCGGGCGACACCGTGAGCCCGTAGACCTGGCTCGACGTGATGACGATGAAGCCGACCGGGTGGATCGGCACGAGCGTGCCCGGCGGGAGCACCGGCCGCTGCACGCCCTTCTGCCCGCCGCCCTGCACGAACGTCTCGAGGTTCGAGAAGTTCTCGAACTGCGGTTGGTACACACCGCTCTTCGCGCCGATCGGCAGCGGCGCGCCGACCTGGGCGATCACCACCGCGATCTGGCCCGCCGGGACCTGCACCCACGGGAACTTCTTCACGCTGTAG
It encodes:
- a CDS encoding serine hydrolase domain-containing protein, giving the protein MSTSPVRTLDEQAMHALVDRAHREIDSGLLPSCQLALGFNGEIVLEETLGDATSDSRYVIFSCTKAIVASAVWLLIGDDRLQTSARVADIVPEFATFGKDVVTVEQLLTHTSGFPHAPLGPPDWYTREARLARFAKWRLTFEPGTAFEYHPTAAHWVLAELIERIAGVDYREFVRVRILEALGLRRLELGVRGEPSAIATIVGCGEPAPPDELQAAIGARELPVTEVTEEVLLGFNEPANLELGVPGGGAVSSAADLARFYQALLHDSGGLWDHDVLRSGTSEVLNRFPNELGVAANRTLGLVVAGDDGQSAARGMGHTVSASAFGHNGAGGQIAWADPGTGLSFVYLTNGLDRNALREWRRTSGLASRAATCAANVS
- a CDS encoding SPFH domain-containing protein translates to MGIVIGVVVGVIVLIVLYQSINQIGPTEVGLVSKRVAVRKLKDDSPIAFRGEAGYQAELLMPGLRFKFWPVYSVKKFPWVQVPAGQIAVVIAQVGAPLPIGAKSGVYQPQFENFSNLETFVQGGGQKGVQRPVLPPGTLVPIHPVGFIVITSSQVYGLTVSPELVHRARAAGGVLTCDAFGLTAQQLQVVVIAPVGPQDMIGVVTALDGPPLQSGDIASRLGGYQDVLQMEHGEAAISDQEVIEMLLGSKNNLHNNYQDFQSFLEAGGRIGLQHDPLLYGAYLLNPFLVQVELVPMLVVNQGEVAVVKAYVGLPTNDTSGTEFKFGSIVLPGHRGIWQEPLRTGKYPINPRCYAAEIVPTSILTLNWSDTVSQAHSLDANLSPIEGKSREGFVFRIELQVQIHVPDTKAPKVISMVGTMLNLVNEVLQSAVGNHFRNTLQDLEAVRFIETRMQVQQAALTAVTQYLGLYDVETKGVYIQDVVFPPELVTVLTQREIANQEKATFAEEERAQTARVEMEKAKGTADMQAQLAQSQVSIDIRRNEAASREAQAQGEAAYVELTGRAEATKVEAIGIAQAKATEALGLARAEGFKAQKAAVGETATALVAVANAVADGHITIVPEVLVTGGGGSLDGLAATLMRTLRNSGNGSGNGFGSSGPSDGEAPGTGDGAEVAAVEAPAPPVDTKPPAAIDPPVVTPPPSAEPRPNSPRRQR